Proteins from a single region of Gasterosteus aculeatus chromosome 20, fGasAcu3.hap1.1, whole genome shotgun sequence:
- the LOC120810270 gene encoding uncharacterized protein LOC120810270 isoform X1 — translation MDGLNPDCWVRSARPPLCLLPQHPGSLVMQREEEEEEEEEEEGQHPAACCCSTGCHSDVGQAVEAQWSTPRPPTLSGIPGGYGPAAGGPGAPRPRTVRDGGGRCWEGPRTETRGCVCVCGQRGAGGPAPCWPGCPYVYGVRRNLVVALEVVEEVAVEDTLEVINTIMRVGSGTRLHVFSLLRTEDIYTHDRLVPELPPNAQTFPT, via the exons ATGGACGGACTGAATCCGGACTGTTGGGTTCGGTCTGCGAGACCTCCGCTGTGTCTCCTCCCTCAGCACCCGGGGAGCCTCGTcatgcagagggaggaggaggaagaggaggaggaggaggaggaaggacagcACCCCGCTGcttgctgctgctccacag GTTGCCATAGTGACGTGGGTCAAGCTGTCGAGGCTCAGTGGTCAACGCCCCGACCTCCAACCCTCTCGGGGATCCCCGGCGGCTACGGACCGGCGGCGGGGGGTCCTGGGGCTCCCCGGCCCCGGACTGTGAGGGATGGCGGTGGTCGTTGCTGGGAGGGTCCACGGACGGAGACCCGGGGCTGCGTCTGTGTCTGCGGGCAGAGGGGGGCGGGAGGTCCAGCTCCCTGCTGGCCTGGATGTCCATACGTCTACGGAG TGAGGAGGAACCTGGTGGTTGCattggaggtggtggaggaggtcgcTGTTGAAGACACTCTCGAAGTAAT AAACACAATCATGCGTGTGGGTTCAGGAACACGTTTGCATGTCTTTTCTCTTCTCAGAACAGAGgacatatacacacatgatCGGCTGGTTCCCGAGCTGCCGCCAAACGCCCAGACGTTCCCCACATGA
- the LOC120810270 gene encoding uncharacterized protein LOC120810270 isoform X3 has translation MDGLNPDCWVRSARPPLCLLPQHPGSLVMQREEEEEEEEEEEGQHPAACCCSTGCHSDVGQAVEAQWSTPRPPTLSGIPGGYGPAAGGPGAPRPRTVRDGGGRCWEGPRTETRGCVCVCGQRGAGGPAPCWPGCPYVYGVRRNLVVALEVVEEVAVEDTLEVIGHIHT, from the exons ATGGACGGACTGAATCCGGACTGTTGGGTTCGGTCTGCGAGACCTCCGCTGTGTCTCCTCCCTCAGCACCCGGGGAGCCTCGTcatgcagagggaggaggaggaagaggaggaggaggaggaggaaggacagcACCCCGCTGcttgctgctgctccacag GTTGCCATAGTGACGTGGGTCAAGCTGTCGAGGCTCAGTGGTCAACGCCCCGACCTCCAACCCTCTCGGGGATCCCCGGCGGCTACGGACCGGCGGCGGGGGGTCCTGGGGCTCCCCGGCCCCGGACTGTGAGGGATGGCGGTGGTCGTTGCTGGGAGGGTCCACGGACGGAGACCCGGGGCTGCGTCTGTGTCTGCGGGCAGAGGGGGGCGGGAGGTCCAGCTCCCTGCTGGCCTGGATGTCCATACGTCTACGGAG TGAGGAGGAACCTGGTGGTTGCattggaggtggtggaggaggtcgcTGTTGAAGACACTCTCGAAGTAAT AGgacatatacacacatga
- the LOC120810270 gene encoding uncharacterized protein LOC120810270 isoform X2: MDGLNPDCWVRSARPPLCLLPQHPGSLVMQREEEEEEEEEEEGQHPAACCCSTGCHSDVGQAVEAQWSTPRPPTLSGIPGGYGPAAGGPGAPRPRTVRDGGGRCWEGPRTETRGCVCVCGQRGAGGPAPCWPGCPYVYGVRRNLVVALEVVEEVAVEDTLEVITEDIYTHDRLVPELPPNAQTFPT; the protein is encoded by the exons ATGGACGGACTGAATCCGGACTGTTGGGTTCGGTCTGCGAGACCTCCGCTGTGTCTCCTCCCTCAGCACCCGGGGAGCCTCGTcatgcagagggaggaggaggaagaggaggaggaggaggaggaaggacagcACCCCGCTGcttgctgctgctccacag GTTGCCATAGTGACGTGGGTCAAGCTGTCGAGGCTCAGTGGTCAACGCCCCGACCTCCAACCCTCTCGGGGATCCCCGGCGGCTACGGACCGGCGGCGGGGGGTCCTGGGGCTCCCCGGCCCCGGACTGTGAGGGATGGCGGTGGTCGTTGCTGGGAGGGTCCACGGACGGAGACCCGGGGCTGCGTCTGTGTCTGCGGGCAGAGGGGGGCGGGAGGTCCAGCTCCCTGCTGGCCTGGATGTCCATACGTCTACGGAG TGAGGAGGAACCTGGTGGTTGCattggaggtggtggaggaggtcgcTGTTGAAGACACTCTCGAAGTAAT AACAGAGgacatatacacacatgatCGGCTGGTTCCCGAGCTGCCGCCAAACGCCCAGACGTTCCCCACATGA
- the LOC120810266 gene encoding uncharacterized protein LOC120810266 codes for MRRFFLLLWVLLLPPRQALAANCNPVTSSFCRGLGYATTSHPTGAPGYSLQQAAQLVETACSPNVAALVCRVVVPECGAEESSQKRPCRALCEKVKADCESALKAKRLSWPTRLRCDALPEANCVQGPPATGLHPPPASCQPITVPLCGDLSYTETVLPNLLGHATQEEARAALQAFASLMQVGCSTQLKPFLCSVYTPKCVSGSPRPPCRAQCEQARTGCGSLMKRIGSQWPEALRCEAFPTESCEHIPGFGSTQTSACQRITVPLCRDLPYADTALPNVLGHQTQDAAGLEVVQFLPLVKVGCSPHLKPFLCSVFTPECVSERPRPPCRTLCEHARSNCESLMNTFGFRWPESLKCEAFSTESCEHYGVGRGGGVCEPITIPMCQGLAYNQTVTPNLLGHTSQREAVVKMSFFNAMVQSMCSVDIRLFVCTVYAPQCSAGEVQRPCRSFCERAKRGCEGLMTSFGVSWPDELQCNAFPEDDCISEDRKPEMLYAEGVLAKLIAGGFSVRGKTLSIKTARLLLTFMDTDKTGYLDVAEVFKLEHYVAVVRREYVESYEKRNPPSIPLTQMKKALREFELDDETFRVLWSENSSERGIDYDEFVAVLTKLQILRERFHANLLRLPCDCQVASFSFKQFMKSAII; via the exons ATGAGGCGCTTCTTCCTGCTGCTTTGGgttctgctgctgcctcctcggcAGGCGCTCGCGGCCAACTGCAACCCGGTGACGTCCAGCTTTTGCCGAGGTTTGGGATACGCCACGACGTCCCACCCGACCGGAGCGCCGGGCTACAGCCTGCAGCAGGCCGCTCAGCTGGTGGAGACGGCGTGCTCGCCCAACGTGGCCGCGCTCGTGTGCCGGGTCGTGGTGCCCGAGTGCGGCGCAGAGGAGAGCAGCCAGAAGAGGCCCTGCAGGGCTCTCTGCGAGAAGGTCAAGGCGGACTGCGAGTCCGCTCTCAAGGCCAAGAGGCTGAGCTGGCCCACCAGGCTCCGCTGCGACGCTCTACCGGAGGCCAACTGCGTGCAG GGTCCACCTGCCACCGGGCTTCACCCGCCTCCCGCCTCCTGTCAGCCGATCACCGTCCCGCTCTGCGGAGACCTGTCCTACACCGAGACCGTCCTGCCCAACCTCCTGGGCCACGCCACTCAGGAGGAGGCGCGGGCGGCCCTGCAAGCGTTCGCATCGCTCATGCAGGTGGGGTGCTCCACCCAGCTGAAGCCTTTCCTGTGCTCCGTCTACACCCCTAAGTGTGTGTCGGGGAGCCCTCGGCCGCCCTGCAGAGCGCAGTGCGAGCAGGCGCGGACCGGCTGCGGGTCGCTGATGAAGAGGATCGGCTCGCAGTGGCCGGAGGCCCTGAGGTGCGAGGCCTTCCCCACCGAGTCCTGCGAACAC ATTCCAGGCTTCGGCTCCACTCAGACGTCGGCGTGCCAGAGGATCACGGTGCCGCTCTGCAGAGACCTGCCGTACGCCGACACCGCCCTGCCCAACGTCCTGGGCCACCAGACGCAGGACGCCGCGGGCCTGGAGGTGGTTCAGTTCCTGCCCCTCGTGAAGGTGGGCTGCTCCCCCCACCTCAAGCCTTTCCTGTGCTCCGTCTTCACCCCGGAGTGTGTGTCGGAGAGGCCCCGCCCGCCCTGCAGAACCCTGTGCGAGCACGCGCGCTCCAACTGCGAATCCCTGATGAACACCTTTGGGTTCCGGTGGCCCGAGTCCCTGAAGTGTGAAGCGTTCAGCACGGAGTCCTGCGAACAC TACGGCGTGGGCCGCGGCGGGGGCGTCTGTGAGCCCATCACCATACCCATGTGCCAGGGCCTGGCCTACAACCAGACCGTCACTCCCAACCTCCTGGGCCACACCAGTCAGAGAGAGGCGGTCGTGAAGATGTCCTTCTTCAACGCCATGGTGCAGAGCATGTGCTCCGTGGACATCCGCCTGTTCGTGTGCACCGTGTACGCCCCCCAGTGCTCGGCGGGGGAGGTGCAGCGGCCCTGCAGGTCTTTCTGTGAGAGAGCCAAACGGGGCTGCGAGGGTCTGATGACCAGCTTCGGCGTCTCGTGGCCAGACGAGCTGCAGTGTAACGCGTTCCCAGAGGACGACTGTATATCG gAAGACCGCAAGCCTGAG ATGTTGTATGCCGAGGGAGTTCTTGCTAAGCTGATCGCCGGCGGCTTCTCTGTTCGTGGCAAAA CGCTGAGTATCAAAACCGCCCGGCTGCTGCTGACTTTCATGGAC ACCGACAAGACCGGGTACCTGGACGTGGCGGAGGTCTTCAAGCTGGAGCACTATGTGGCTGTTGTCAGAAGGGAGTACGTGGAGAGCTACGAGAAGAGgaaccccccctccatccccctaACCCAAATGAAAAAGGCTCTCCGTG AATTTGAGTTGGACGATGAAACCTTCAGAGTTCTGTGGAGCGAGAACAGCAGCGAACGCGGGATCGACTACGACGAGTTTGTGGCCGTCCTGACGAAGCTTCAGATCCTCAGAG AGCGTTTCCATGCCAACCTGCTGAGGCTGCCGTGCGACTGCCAGGTCGCCAGCTTCTCCTTCAAGCAG TTCATGAAATCAGCGATAATTTGA
- the sri gene encoding sorcin produces MAFPGYGAAPGGVAAMQQDPLYGYFSAVAGQDGQISAEELQSCLTHSGISGTYKPFSMETCRLMVSMLDRDHSNSMGFPEFKELWQVLSGWKTTFMSYDGDRSGTVEGHELQHAFNAMGFNLSPQAMNIIMKRHSFGGRVGFDDFVGCCTKLRALTDQFRRRDQQQTGTALFQYDDFIQVTMSI; encoded by the exons ATGGCGTTTCCAGGATACGGCGCTGCTCCCGGTGGAGTCGCG GCCATGCAGCAGGACCCTCTCTACGGGTATTTCTCAGCTGTGGCTGGACAG GATGGACAGATCTcggcggaggagctgcagagctgcCTCACACACTCCGGCATCTCGGGCACATACAAGC ccTTCAGCATGGAGACCTGCAGACTGATGGTCAGCATGTTGGAT AGGGACCACTCCAACAGCATGGGCTTCCCCGAGTTCAAGGAGCTGTGGCAGGTGCTGAGCGGCTGGAAGACGACCTTCATGTCCTACGACGGGGACCGCAGCGGGACGGTGGAGGGCCACGAGCTGCAGCACGCCTTCAACGCCATGG GCTTTAACCTGAGCCCTCAGGCCATGAACATTATCATGAAGCGCCACAGCTTCGGCGGGAGGGTCGGCTTCGATGACTTCGTGGGCTGTTGCACAAAACTCCGTGCTCTGACTG ACCAGTTCAGAAGAAGAGACCAACAGCAGACGGGCACGGCCTTGTTTCAATACGACGAT TTCATCCAGGTCACCATGAGCATATGA
- the snrnp48 gene encoding U11/U12 small nuclear ribonucleoprotein 48 kDa protein, with product MSDPLGTKTLQDRLDRLRELTEFTESCRKQLDDAFEALGWSEDRGQVASDAMEQCPYDSDHRVPARSLETHKARCGRREMGYCAEEEAEMFDTSACYENSSVRSFTMDKSAQHQVILQARSAAPLMRMEGVFWQGQYSGQPVDVPQNHKRAVCDLTVADRLALYDHVVHVLGRQKEAVAAGNEDLYVDLVSKLQKDEEQNEPKTHLELMAEMRDYKRRRQSYRAKNVHITKKSYTEVIREVINVHSGELTRQWKEEEREEEEEEEKKEEEATSSELSSQRRRPDEKRSASSESRRSHGRRRRSRERSQGRESKKKRKKRERDSCSPDEHHRKKKKKKKREEREKER from the exons ATGTCGGACCCGCTGGGAACAAAAACCCTCCAGGACCGCCTGGACCGCCTGCGCGAGCTGACCGAGTTCACGGAGAGCTGCCGGAAGCAGCTCGACGACGCGTTTGAGGCGCTGGGATGGTCCGAGGACCGCGGCCAGGTAGCGTCGGACGCGATGGAGCAGTGTCCCTACGACTCCGACCACCGAGTCCCGGCGAGGAGCCTGGAGACGCACAAGGCCCGCTGCGGCCGCCGCGAGATGGGCTACTGcgctgaggaggag GCGGAGATGTTCGACACCTCTGCGTGTTACGAGAACAGCAGCGTCAGAAGCTTCACGATGG ACAAATCGGCCCAGCACCAGGTGATCCTGCAGGCCCGCTCCGCCGCGCCGCTGATGAGGATGGAGGGAGTCTTCTGGCAAG GTCAGTACTCGGGTCAGCCCGTCGACGTGCCTCAGAACCACAAGCGCGCCGTGTGCGACCTCACCGTggccgaccggctggctctgtACGACCACGTGGTCCACGTCCTCGGCCGGCAGAAGGAAGCCGTCGCCGCCGGCAACGAGGACCTCTACGTCGACCTGGTGTCCAAGCTGCAGAAGG ATGAGGAGCAGAACGAACCAAAGACTCACCTGGAGCTCATGGCAGAGATGAGGGACTACAAGAGGCGGCGCCAGTCCTACCGGGCCAAGAACGTTCACATCACCAAGAAGTCCTACACCGAG GTGATCAGGGAGGTGATCAATGTCCACTCGGGGGAGCTCACCAGACAGTGGAAAGAagaagagcgagaggaggaggaggaggaggagaagaaggaggaggaagccaCCAGCTCTGAACTCTCCTCACAGAG GCGGCGGCCGGACGAGAAGCGCTCGGCGTCATCGGAGTCTCGGCGCTCGCACGGCCGACGCCGTCGCAGCCGGGAGCGAAGCCAAGGCCGAgagagcaagaagaagaggaagaagagagagag GGATTCCTGCTCTCCGGACGAACACCatcgaaagaagaagaagaagaagaagcgagaggagagggagaaggagaggtga